In Nonomuraea sp. NBC_00507, the following are encoded in one genomic region:
- a CDS encoding peptidoglycan D,D-transpeptidase FtsI family protein has product MPPPRGPRRPPTPPRPPRPPLVLRLGSPRRRINIGLIGMTFVLSIFAGRLIQMQGLDSKVYEAAAADQRQHTETIPAKRGSITDVNGHDLAVTIEARELSIDPSKISADVRGKIATILARQLGKSEQDIAAKLARTDTRYQRLATDVDPVVATRLLQAGVPALSAKKTYRRLYPAGDLAGSLVGFVGDEGTGLAGLERTKNTLLGGRDGEQRVETGRDGQRIPMTSSQRTAPEDGRDIRLTIDRDIQWAAQKSIGEQVQKAGADSGTVIVMDVRTAQIVAMANAPELDLNNWRKAPQSSQINKAAADVFEPGSTNKVITAAAALEARAVSPGTVFHVPDRIRCADQVLRDAHAHKAESMTFRQAMAQSSNVATIMAARKVGSARLYQMLKAFGFGAEPGGGVPGAEAGLLPDYRKWSGSQSCTVAYGQGVSVTALQMASVYQTIANGGVKVEPQIVAGTTDGEGRFVPAPAGKQTRVVSETTAKEITTMLEGAVGEEGTGQLAAIPGYRVAGKTGTANRYDAELGRYDGYTASFAGFSPADKPRLVVLSVLQNPKNGHFGGQLAAPVFKDVMTFAIKSKKIPPTGSVVPPVRTGAGQ; this is encoded by the coding sequence GTGCCGCCACCCCGAGGGCCCCGGCGCCCCCCCACGCCGCCGCGCCCGCCCAGGCCGCCGCTGGTGCTGCGGCTGGGCAGCCCGCGCAGGCGCATCAACATCGGCCTCATCGGCATGACGTTCGTGCTATCGATCTTCGCGGGCCGGCTGATCCAGATGCAGGGCCTGGACTCCAAGGTCTACGAGGCCGCCGCCGCGGATCAGCGCCAGCACACCGAGACCATCCCCGCCAAGCGCGGCTCGATCACCGACGTCAACGGCCACGACCTGGCCGTGACCATCGAGGCCCGAGAGCTGTCGATCGACCCGTCCAAGATCAGCGCCGACGTGCGCGGGAAGATCGCCACGATCCTGGCCAGGCAGCTCGGCAAGAGCGAGCAGGACATCGCTGCCAAACTGGCCAGAACGGACACCCGCTACCAGCGCCTGGCCACCGACGTCGACCCTGTCGTGGCCACCCGCCTGCTGCAGGCGGGCGTGCCGGCGTTGTCGGCCAAGAAGACCTACCGCAGGCTCTACCCGGCGGGCGATCTCGCGGGCAGCCTCGTCGGCTTCGTCGGGGACGAGGGCACCGGCCTGGCCGGCCTCGAGCGGACCAAGAACACGCTCCTGGGCGGCCGCGACGGCGAGCAGCGGGTGGAGACCGGCCGCGACGGCCAGCGCATTCCGATGACCAGCAGCCAGCGCACCGCCCCCGAGGACGGCCGGGACATCCGGCTGACCATCGACCGCGACATCCAGTGGGCCGCCCAGAAGTCGATCGGCGAGCAGGTCCAGAAGGCCGGCGCGGACAGCGGCACCGTGATCGTCATGGACGTCCGGACGGCCCAGATCGTCGCCATGGCCAACGCCCCCGAGCTCGACCTGAACAACTGGCGCAAGGCCCCCCAGTCCAGCCAGATCAACAAGGCCGCCGCCGACGTGTTCGAGCCCGGCAGCACCAACAAGGTGATCACCGCCGCCGCCGCGCTCGAGGCCCGTGCGGTGTCCCCCGGCACCGTGTTCCACGTGCCCGACCGGATCAGGTGCGCCGACCAGGTCCTGCGTGACGCCCATGCGCACAAGGCGGAGTCGATGACGTTCCGCCAGGCCATGGCCCAGTCCAGCAACGTGGCCACGATCATGGCGGCGCGGAAGGTCGGCAGCGCGCGCCTGTACCAGATGCTGAAGGCCTTCGGCTTCGGCGCCGAGCCGGGCGGCGGCGTGCCAGGCGCCGAGGCCGGCCTGCTGCCCGACTACAGGAAATGGTCCGGCAGCCAGAGCTGCACCGTCGCCTACGGTCAGGGTGTGTCGGTGACGGCGTTGCAGATGGCCAGCGTCTACCAGACCATCGCCAACGGCGGCGTCAAGGTCGAGCCGCAGATCGTCGCGGGGACCACGGACGGCGAGGGGAGGTTCGTGCCCGCTCCCGCTGGTAAGCAGACCAGAGTGGTGAGCGAGACGACGGCCAAAGAGATCACGACGATGCTGGAGGGCGCGGTGGGCGAGGAGGGCACCGGCCAGCTGGCCGCCATTCCCGGCTACCGGGTGGCGGGCAAGACGGGCACGGCCAACCGCTACGACGCCGAGCTCGGCCGCTACGACGGCTACACTGCCTCCTTCGCCGGGTTCAGCCCGGCGGACAAGCCCAGGCTGGTGGTGCTGTCGGTGCTGCAAAACCCGAAGAACGGCCACTTCGGCGGGCAGCTGGCGGCCCCCGTGTTCAAGGATGTGATGACGTTCGCCATCAAGAGCAAGAAGATTCCTCCCACAGGCTCCGTCGTGCCGCCGGTGCGTACGGGCGCCGGACAGTGA
- the rsmH gene encoding 16S rRNA (cytosine(1402)-N(4))-methyltransferase RsmH, protein MDDNVGTGGHVPVMLERVLELLGPALSGPAPVVVDANLGLGGHSEALLAAYPALHLIGIDRDPFAIEFSTRRLSPYADRITLVHASSGDLDEVLAHAGRTTIDGALFDLGVSSPQLDEAERGFAYSYDAPLDMRMDTSQELTAETVVNTYSAAELTRILRDYGEERFAPRVAGLIIKERAKEAITSTKRLADIVREAIPAATRRTGGNPAKRTFQALRIEVNAELTALEAALPAALDALALGGRVVVLSYHSLEDRLTKQALTARTRDTSPPGLPVPLEAHQPRFRMLTRGAELPSEEELARNPRAASARLRAAERIRVDH, encoded by the coding sequence ATGGACGACAACGTCGGCACCGGCGGTCACGTTCCGGTGATGCTCGAGCGCGTTCTGGAGCTGCTCGGTCCCGCGCTGTCCGGACCGGCTCCGGTCGTCGTCGACGCCAACCTCGGCCTCGGCGGCCACTCGGAGGCCCTGCTCGCCGCCTACCCGGCGCTCCACCTGATCGGGATCGACCGCGACCCATTCGCGATCGAGTTCTCGACCCGCAGGCTGAGCCCGTACGCAGATCGGATCACCCTGGTCCACGCCTCCTCCGGCGACCTGGACGAGGTGCTTGCCCACGCGGGGCGCACCACGATCGACGGAGCGCTGTTCGACCTGGGGGTCTCCTCGCCGCAGCTGGACGAGGCCGAGCGCGGGTTCGCCTATTCCTACGACGCGCCTCTCGACATGCGGATGGACACCTCGCAGGAGCTGACGGCGGAAACGGTGGTCAACACCTACTCCGCCGCCGAGTTGACCCGCATTCTGCGCGACTACGGCGAGGAGCGATTTGCTCCGCGTGTCGCGGGCCTGATCATTAAGGAACGGGCTAAAGAGGCAATAACCTCGACGAAGCGGCTAGCGGACATCGTTCGCGAGGCGATTCCCGCCGCTACTCGGCGCACCGGGGGAAACCCCGCCAAGAGGACTTTTCAGGCGCTGCGCATCGAGGTGAACGCGGAGCTGACCGCCCTGGAGGCGGCGCTTCCCGCGGCACTCGACGCGCTCGCGCTGGGTGGGCGAGTCGTCGTGCTCTCCTACCACTCACTCGAGGACCGGCTCACCAAGCAGGCCCTCACGGCGCGAACCAGGGACACCAGTCCTCCCGGGCTGCCCGTCCCGCTGGAGGCTCATCAGCCCAGGTTCCGCATGCTGACGAGGGGAGCAGAGCTCCCAAGCGAAGAAGAGCTCGCCCGCAACCCACGGGCGGCCTCGGCCCGGCTACGGGCGGCAGAGAGGATCCGTGTTGACCACTGA
- the mraZ gene encoding division/cell wall cluster transcriptional repressor MraZ, protein MFLGTHQPRLDDKGRLFLPAKYREELAEGLVITKGQERCLYVFPVEEFQRITEALSTAPVTAKAVRDYSRVFFASASDEKPDKQGRITIPQGLRQYAGLERDCVVIGANTRLEIWDAGAWDTYLSDQEQAFADLSEEVLPGIL, encoded by the coding sequence GTGTTCCTCGGCACCCATCAACCGCGTCTCGACGACAAGGGACGGCTGTTCCTGCCGGCTAAGTACCGTGAGGAGCTGGCGGAGGGTCTTGTGATCACCAAAGGCCAGGAGCGATGCCTCTACGTCTTTCCTGTGGAGGAGTTCCAGCGCATTACCGAGGCTCTCAGCACCGCCCCGGTCACCGCCAAGGCGGTGCGTGACTACAGCCGCGTCTTCTTCGCCAGCGCGTCCGACGAGAAGCCAGACAAACAAGGACGCATCACGATCCCGCAGGGCCTGCGTCAATACGCCGGTCTGGAGCGTGACTGCGTTGTCATCGGGGCCAACACCCGGCTGGAGATCTGGGACGCGGGGGCCTGGGACACCTATCTCAGTGACCAGGAGCAGGCGTTCGCCGATCTGTCGGAGGAGGTGCTGCCAGGGATCTTGTAG
- a CDS encoding AAA family ATPase — MAVTHDVPPQLDELVTTAHRIREAIESVIEGKSDAVRLTLTVLLAEGHLLIEDVPGVGKTMLAKALARSIDCPVRRVQFTPDLLPSDITGVSAYNQQTREFEFKPGPVFANIVVGDEINRASPKTQSALLECMEEHQVTVDGVTYELDAPFMVIATQNPIEMEGTYPLPEAQRDRFTARVAMGYPEPTAELEMLDVHGGTSPLDKLQPVAKTSEVRALIEAVRGVYVSQAVKKYAIDLVVATRHSPDLRLGASPRSTLQLVRAARAHAALAGRDYVIPDDLQDLAVPVLAHRLLPSVEAQGQRRLPEQVVTDLIRRVPVPETRGR, encoded by the coding sequence GTGGCAGTAACCCATGACGTCCCTCCCCAGCTCGACGAGCTGGTCACCACAGCCCACCGGATCCGGGAAGCGATCGAATCGGTGATCGAGGGCAAGAGTGACGCCGTCCGCCTCACGCTGACCGTCTTGCTCGCCGAGGGCCACCTCCTGATCGAGGACGTCCCAGGAGTGGGCAAGACCATGCTGGCCAAGGCGCTGGCTCGTTCCATCGACTGTCCCGTCCGCCGGGTTCAGTTCACCCCCGACCTGCTGCCGAGCGACATCACCGGCGTGAGCGCGTACAACCAGCAGACCCGGGAGTTCGAGTTCAAGCCGGGACCCGTCTTCGCCAACATCGTCGTCGGCGACGAGATCAACCGCGCCTCCCCCAAGACCCAGTCCGCGCTGCTGGAGTGCATGGAGGAGCACCAGGTCACGGTGGACGGGGTGACGTACGAGCTCGACGCGCCGTTCATGGTGATCGCCACCCAGAACCCGATCGAGATGGAGGGCACCTATCCCCTCCCCGAGGCGCAGCGTGACCGCTTCACCGCCAGGGTCGCCATGGGCTACCCCGAACCGACGGCCGAGCTGGAGATGCTCGACGTGCACGGCGGCACCTCGCCGCTGGACAAGCTGCAGCCGGTGGCCAAGACGTCGGAGGTGCGCGCGCTGATCGAGGCCGTACGCGGCGTCTACGTCTCGCAGGCGGTCAAGAAATACGCCATCGACCTGGTCGTGGCCACCCGCCACTCCCCCGACCTGCGCCTGGGCGCCTCACCCCGGTCCACGCTGCAGCTGGTCAGGGCGGCCAGGGCGCACGCGGCACTGGCGGGACGCGACTACGTCATCCCGGACGATCTGCAAGACCTGGCCGTTCCGGTGCTGGCGCACCGGCTGCTGCCCAGCGTCGAGGCCCAGGGCCAGCGCCGCCTGCCCGAGCAGGTGGTGACCGATCTGATCAGGCGCGTGCCGGTGCCGGAGACCCGGGGCCGTTGA
- a CDS encoding DUF58 domain-containing protein → MRAGLRALTSRGRSFLASGIAALLMALFLGENDLFRIGVLVTALPLLAALVVARTRYRLSCARRLDPPRAEVGGEATVTLRLENVTRLPTGLLLIEDTVPYALGVRPRFVLDRVEPRGVREIDYRVRSDLRGRYTIGPLSIRIADPFGLVELTRSFTISDTLVVTPHVAALPHVRLSGEWTGGGDSRTRSVAAAGDDDVAPREYRQGDDLRRVHWRSTARHGELMVRREEQQWQSRGALLLDTRRHAHRGEGPRSSFEVAVSAAASIGVHLAREGLGLRLVTDQGAEHLTDTGLSHSLLDTLAVVRHSPARSLEMGVSALRQGGGDGLIVAVLGALDAEEARELARLRHSGITGVAVLLDVGTWDGGDAETADDHQAAQTVLAGYGWRIVRLPAGTSIASVWQDAANRGRYAVNPAGGAA, encoded by the coding sequence GTGAGGGCCGGACTGCGGGCGCTGACCAGCAGGGGCAGGTCGTTCCTCGCCTCCGGGATCGCGGCGCTGCTGATGGCGCTCTTCCTGGGTGAGAACGACCTGTTCAGGATCGGGGTGTTGGTGACGGCGCTGCCGCTGCTGGCCGCGCTGGTGGTGGCGCGGACCCGCTACCGGCTCAGCTGTGCCAGGCGGCTCGACCCGCCCAGGGCCGAGGTGGGTGGCGAGGCCACCGTGACCCTGCGGCTGGAGAACGTCACCAGGCTGCCGACCGGCCTGCTGCTCATCGAGGACACCGTCCCGTACGCGCTGGGCGTCCGCCCCAGGTTCGTGCTCGACCGGGTCGAGCCGCGCGGCGTGCGGGAGATCGACTATCGGGTGCGCTCCGACCTGCGGGGCCGTTACACGATCGGGCCGCTGTCGATCCGCATCGCCGACCCGTTCGGGCTGGTGGAGCTGACCCGCTCGTTCACGATCAGCGACACGCTCGTGGTGACGCCGCATGTGGCGGCGCTGCCGCACGTACGGCTGTCGGGCGAGTGGACGGGCGGCGGCGACAGCCGTACCAGGAGCGTGGCGGCCGCGGGCGACGACGACGTGGCGCCGCGCGAGTACCGGCAGGGCGATGACCTGCGGCGGGTCCACTGGCGCTCGACGGCCCGCCATGGCGAGCTGATGGTGCGCCGCGAGGAGCAGCAGTGGCAGAGCCGCGGCGCGCTCCTGCTCGACACCCGCAGGCATGCGCACCGCGGCGAGGGGCCGCGCTCGTCGTTCGAGGTGGCGGTCTCGGCCGCGGCCTCCATCGGCGTGCATCTCGCCCGCGAGGGCCTCGGCCTGCGGCTGGTGACCGACCAGGGCGCCGAGCACCTGACGGACACCGGCCTGAGCCATTCGCTGCTCGACACCCTCGCCGTGGTACGGCACAGCCCGGCCCGCTCCCTGGAGATGGGCGTGTCCGCCCTGCGTCAGGGCGGCGGCGACGGGCTGATCGTGGCCGTGCTCGGCGCGCTGGACGCGGAGGAGGCAAGGGAACTGGCCAGGTTGCGGCACAGCGGCATCACCGGGGTGGCGGTCCTGCTCGACGTGGGCACGTGGGACGGCGGCGACGCGGAGACGGCGGACGATCATCAGGCCGCGCAGACCGTGCTGGCCGGGTACGGCTGGCGCATCGTCCGGCTGCCCGCGGGCACCTCGATCGCATCGGTCTGGCAGGACGCCGCCAACCGCGGCAGGTACGCGGTCAACCCCGCGGGAGGTGCGGCATGA
- a CDS encoding transglutaminase family protein gives MRLTIASGVAAFAAAMLLYPLFEGGTWFWASLGAVLAVVAAGLVSSRLSLPAWAATLLGVAATWIYLTASFAAEEAWAVFVPTRGSVVELGRLLGVGWADIQRFAAPVPPTEGITLLTAGGVALIAIIVDLFAARLRRAALAGLPLLALATVPATILPDPISWPAFIIAALGFVGLLIADGRERVGHWGRAVLVRRTRLAARPATSPSARGPQASADTSGLRVSGKRIGFAAIALAVLVPALLPTMEPVSFFQFGVGGSGTGGRGNSISIPNPIANLKGQLDLPERRTVLTYANNDDKPRYLRIYALDTFDGQQFGMTEPKGSPDNRTDNGPLPPPPGLTGNPKINSVLTNIQISDEIAELKFLPLPYPPRQIQVDGDWRADVSSLMVFSARDEAAGLEYDVATSEPEPTADLLESLNGNQEAVDQRYLRLPDDLPPDIRELADRETANATSDYDAAVKLQQFFTKTGGFTYTLRTQGHSTSALRDFLLQTRAGYCEQFAVSMAVLSRLVGIPSRVVIGYTGGTKIGNRWEVSTTDSHSWPELYFEGVGWLPFEPTPAGALGQGSARVPAYTQPAPRPTDSSAAPTPGATGSSAADEPVDPQARQNPRALDRESQLIPGALPTEESMPLIAQIGIAALALLLILLIPAGMRLITRNRRVRTLGWKVSQPSDELTARIVSGEGAAGRHPSVGAAWAELDDILYDYGMGRQTSETPRALARRLTQQYEFDAASAAAVSAIASAVERVLFARDPGRIGPMKKDLRTVRQALAATVSRGRRVRAVLMPPSALRRLRGFGERLLDGFDLLETIRLRRTAAQKGS, from the coding sequence ATGAGGCTGACGATCGCCTCGGGCGTGGCCGCGTTCGCCGCGGCCATGCTGCTCTATCCGCTCTTCGAGGGCGGGACGTGGTTCTGGGCCTCGCTGGGCGCCGTGCTCGCTGTGGTGGCGGCGGGACTGGTGAGCAGCCGGCTGTCGCTGCCGGCGTGGGCCGCGACGCTCCTGGGCGTGGCCGCGACGTGGATCTACCTGACCGCGTCGTTCGCCGCCGAGGAGGCCTGGGCGGTGTTCGTGCCGACCAGGGGGTCGGTGGTGGAACTGGGCCGGCTGCTCGGCGTCGGGTGGGCCGACATCCAGCGGTTCGCCGCGCCCGTGCCCCCGACGGAAGGCATCACGCTGCTGACCGCCGGCGGGGTGGCGCTCATCGCGATCATCGTGGATCTGTTCGCCGCGCGGCTGCGGCGGGCGGCACTGGCCGGGCTGCCGCTGCTGGCGCTGGCGACGGTCCCGGCGACGATCCTGCCCGATCCGATCAGCTGGCCGGCGTTCATCATCGCCGCGCTCGGCTTCGTCGGTCTGCTGATCGCCGACGGGCGTGAGCGGGTGGGCCATTGGGGCCGGGCGGTGCTGGTGCGCCGCACGCGCCTGGCGGCGCGGCCGGCCACGAGTCCATCCGCGAGAGGCCCGCAGGCCTCCGCCGACACCAGTGGCTTGCGGGTGTCGGGCAAGCGCATCGGATTCGCCGCGATCGCGCTGGCCGTGCTGGTGCCGGCCCTGCTGCCGACGATGGAGCCGGTGTCGTTCTTCCAGTTCGGCGTGGGCGGCAGCGGCACGGGCGGCCGGGGCAACTCGATCAGCATCCCCAACCCGATCGCCAACCTGAAGGGGCAGCTGGACCTGCCGGAGCGACGGACGGTCCTCACCTACGCCAACAACGACGACAAGCCGCGCTACCTGCGGATCTACGCGCTGGACACGTTCGACGGCCAGCAGTTCGGCATGACGGAGCCGAAGGGGTCTCCCGACAACAGGACGGACAACGGCCCCCTGCCGCCGCCGCCCGGGCTGACCGGGAATCCGAAGATCAACAGCGTGCTGACGAACATTCAGATCAGCGACGAGATCGCGGAGTTGAAGTTCCTGCCGCTGCCGTACCCGCCCAGGCAGATCCAGGTGGACGGCGACTGGCGCGCCGACGTCAGCTCGCTGATGGTCTTCTCCGCCCGCGACGAGGCCGCCGGACTGGAGTACGACGTGGCCACCAGCGAGCCGGAGCCGACCGCCGACCTGCTGGAGTCGCTGAACGGCAACCAGGAGGCGGTGGACCAGCGCTATCTGAGGCTGCCCGACGACCTGCCTCCCGACATCAGAGAGCTGGCCGACAGGGAGACCGCGAATGCCACGTCGGATTACGACGCGGCGGTGAAGCTCCAGCAGTTCTTCACCAAGACCGGCGGTTTCACCTACACGCTGCGCACGCAGGGGCACAGCACCTCGGCGCTGCGGGACTTCCTGCTCCAGACCCGGGCGGGTTACTGCGAGCAGTTCGCGGTGTCGATGGCGGTGCTGTCCAGGCTGGTCGGCATCCCGTCCCGGGTGGTGATCGGCTACACGGGCGGCACGAAGATCGGCAATCGGTGGGAGGTCAGCACGACCGACTCCCACTCCTGGCCCGAGCTGTACTTCGAGGGCGTGGGCTGGTTGCCGTTCGAGCCGACTCCGGCCGGGGCGCTCGGCCAGGGCAGCGCGCGGGTGCCCGCGTACACGCAGCCCGCGCCCCGCCCCACGGACTCCTCCGCGGCGCCGACGCCAGGGGCCACCGGTTCCTCGGCCGCCGACGAGCCGGTCGACCCGCAGGCGCGGCAGAACCCCCGCGCGCTCGACCGGGAGAGCCAGCTCATCCCCGGCGCCCTGCCCACGGAGGAGTCGATGCCGCTGATCGCCCAGATCGGCATCGCAGCCCTGGCGCTGCTCCTCATCCTGCTGATCCCCGCGGGCATGCGGCTGATCACCAGGAACCGGCGCGTGCGCACACTGGGCTGGAAGGTGTCGCAACCGTCGGACGAGCTGACTGCCAGGATCGTGTCGGGTGAGGGGGCCGCGGGCCGGCATCCGTCGGTGGGCGCGGCCTGGGCCGAGCTGGACGACATCCTGTACGACTACGGCATGGGCCGCCAGACCAGCGAGACCCCGCGGGCGCTCGCGCGGCGGCTGACCCAGCAGTACGAGTTCGACGCCGCCTCTGCGGCGGCCGTGTCCGCCATCGCCTCGGCGGTCGAGCGGGTGTTGTTCGCCAGGGACCCCGGCCGGATCGGGCCCATGAAGAAGGACCTGCGTACGGTGCGGCAGGCTCTGGCGGCCACGGTGTCACGCGGGCGGCGGGTGCGGGCGGTGCTGATGCCTCCGTCGGCGTTGCGCCGGCTGCGGGGCTTCGGCGAGCGCCTGCTGGACGGGTTCGACCTGCTGGAGACCATCAGGCTGCGGCGTACGGCGGCCCAGAAGGGCTCCTGA
- a CDS encoding DUF3040 domain-containing protein, whose protein sequence is MPLSEHEQRLLDQIEQALYAEDPKWANTVRISDPRSHYKRRLIRASIGFALGVVIMMVGVVSSGSALIPLGVGGFVVMLAACLWGLSSWKRMNGFGDSAPSSGPAVPPGKQARRGNRGSFMERMEERWRRRHDER, encoded by the coding sequence GTGCCGCTCTCTGAGCACGAGCAGCGCTTGCTCGACCAGATCGAGCAGGCCCTCTACGCCGAGGACCCGAAGTGGGCCAACACCGTAAGGATCAGTGACCCGCGCAGCCATTACAAGCGTCGCCTGATCAGGGCCTCCATCGGCTTTGCTCTCGGCGTCGTCATCATGATGGTCGGCGTGGTGTCGAGCGGCAGCGCTCTGATCCCGCTCGGCGTCGGCGGTTTCGTGGTCATGCTCGCCGCGTGTCTGTGGGGCCTGTCCAGTTGGAAACGCATGAACGGGTTCGGTGACTCGGCCCCGTCCTCCGGCCCGGCCGTGCCACCGGGCAAGCAGGCGCGCCGGGGCAACCGGGGCAGCTTCATGGAGCGCATGGAAGAGCGCTGGCGCCGTCGTCACGACGAGCGCTGA
- the dinB gene encoding DNA polymerase IV: protein MSRKQITGIGPAPRTGVDDSGCPILHVDMDAFFASVELLERPELRGHPVIVGSPAGRGVVLSATYEARAFGVHSAMPMSRARRLCPQATIIPPSHGKYSEVSKGVMEIFHSITPLVEPIASDEAFLDVGGARRRLGSPAAVAAMIREQVLDRYGITCSVGVASSKFVAKLASKQCKPDGLLVVPADQVVDFLHPLPVSALWGVGERTEQSLVRLGIRTVGDLARVPPTTLQRELGQAAGGHLAALAWGRDERPVSAHVPDKSIGNEETFATDVDDPEVIRRELLRLSERVAARMRKAGHVGRTVSVKLRRADFTTITRSRTLREATDVAQVIYTTACELYRAAGLERVRLRLVGVRMENLRPAEEATRQLGLGERETGWREAEQAMDKAIRRFGPDAVVPASLVRGKLDEIET from the coding sequence GTGTCTCGCAAGCAGATCACCGGCATCGGCCCCGCTCCGCGGACCGGGGTCGATGACAGCGGCTGCCCGATCCTGCACGTCGACATGGACGCCTTCTTCGCCAGCGTCGAGCTGCTCGAGCGCCCGGAGCTGCGCGGCCACCCGGTGATCGTGGGCTCGCCCGCCGGGCGCGGCGTCGTGCTCAGCGCCACCTACGAGGCCAGGGCCTTCGGGGTGCACTCCGCGATGCCGATGAGCAGGGCGCGCCGGCTGTGCCCCCAGGCCACGATCATCCCGCCCAGCCACGGCAAATACTCCGAGGTCTCCAAGGGCGTCATGGAGATCTTCCACTCGATCACCCCGCTGGTCGAGCCCATCGCCTCCGACGAGGCGTTCCTCGACGTCGGCGGCGCCAGGCGGCGGCTCGGCTCGCCCGCGGCCGTCGCCGCCATGATCAGGGAGCAGGTCCTCGACCGCTACGGCATCACGTGCTCCGTGGGCGTGGCCAGCAGCAAATTCGTCGCCAAGCTCGCCTCCAAGCAGTGCAAGCCGGACGGGTTGCTGGTGGTGCCCGCCGATCAGGTCGTGGACTTCCTCCATCCGCTGCCCGTGTCGGCCCTGTGGGGCGTCGGCGAGCGCACCGAGCAGTCCCTCGTACGCCTCGGCATCCGCACTGTGGGCGATCTGGCCAGAGTGCCTCCCACGACGCTCCAGCGCGAACTGGGGCAGGCCGCGGGCGGCCATCTGGCGGCGCTGGCCTGGGGACGCGACGAGCGGCCGGTGAGCGCCCACGTGCCCGACAAGAGCATCGGCAACGAGGAGACGTTCGCCACCGACGTCGACGACCCCGAGGTGATCAGACGGGAGCTGCTGCGCCTGTCCGAGCGGGTGGCCGCCAGGATGCGTAAGGCCGGACACGTGGGAAGAACTGTAAGTGTGAAGCTTCGCCGAGCCGATTTCACCACGATCACCCGCTCGCGCACGCTGCGTGAGGCCACCGATGTGGCCCAGGTGATTTACACCACGGCCTGCGAGCTCTACCGGGCCGCGGGCCTGGAGCGGGTGCGGCTGCGCCTGGTGGGGGTCAGGATGGAAAACCTGCGACCCGCCGAGGAGGCCACCCGGCAGCTGGGTCTGGGCGAGCGGGAGACCGGCTGGCGTGAGGCCGAGCAGGCCATGGACAAGGCGATTCGAAGATTCGGTCCCGATGCGGTGGTCCCAGCATCGCTCGTACGTGGCAAGCTTGATGAAATAGAGACATAA